The Arachidicoccus terrestris genome includes the window ACCTGGTAGCCGGTAATATTGCCGTCCAGGTCATAAACAGCGGAGGTATCCAGACCGTTACCCATCGATTCTTTAACCTGCTGAGGAGTCATAGGGGTGGTAAATCTGTCATCTTCGGCGCTGAATGCCGTAATCTTGCCTTCATTGATCGCAGAAAGCATGAGGGTGATCAGTTGATGGGCCCCGAAATCGTCCAGCGCATACATTAGATGTCGGTTGCCAGGTTTGCGGGTATCAATATTTTCCCAGATACGGACGTTGAAGGTGATATTCTCCTGACGCACACTGGGGTAGGGCAGGGCACTACTTTGCTGATAAGGAGCCTGTTGGTAAGGAAAATCATTGCGCAGCGGCATTTTGCCCTGAGGCAATGCCGGGCCATTATTGATAATTTGTACCGGTAAGCTGTCGCCTGCTCCCTGGGAAAAGAAATTCGGTGGCGTTGCGGCAGTATCGATGTTGCGAGCGTCATACCCGCTATTATTGGAAGGCTGCGCTATGAGCGGACCTGTGGCGAGCAGCAGACAGCTGAAGATTCCTAGATAAATGTCCTTATTTGTTGAAAATCGTTTCATGTGCTTTGATTGATCATAAGTGGCAGGCTCACTGCCATCAAATACGACAATTATTTTTATTTTTTGGGTGTGCCTGGAGGGATATCGATAACACATCTAAAACCGATGTAAGATCTGCTGGAGTCCATATATTCGTAACTTCTGGAGCTGACCCGGATACCTACGGCAGGATCCTTCCAGCTGCCCCCCCTGACGGTCTTTCTTTTTTTATCCTGACTGTCACTGTCCGTTGCATTGATATAAATATTAGGGTTAAAGTCATTATCGTAGGCCTGATAGCCGTTTATATAACTGGTGGCTGTCCATTCCGCTACATTCCCGGCGATATTAAACAAGCCAAAATCATTGGGTAGGTAGGAATCTACGCGGGCCGGATAGAGCGCCCCGTCGTCGGTATAATTTCCTTTGCCGTTTTTAAAATTTGCCATCATGCACCCTTCAGCGTTTTTCAGGTAATTGCCCCAGGGATATAAAAAATTATTGTGGCCACCCCGGGCAGCATATTCCCATTCTGCTTCTGTCGGCAGCCGATAGGCATTTTGTACCGCCAGTTTCTTTCTGCCTAAGTACTGGTTCAAATAATAAGTCCGCCAGTGAGCAAATGCGGTCGCCTGGCGCCAATTGACGCCTACAACGGGGTATTGGGCATAGGCGGGATTCTCAAAATAGTCCCTTGCCATAGAAACGTTATATGAGTAGTCAAAATCTTTGATCCATGCCAGTGTGTCCGGATAAATAGGCACATCATAACTATAAATAAAATTCTTTCTGGGCTGGTCTGGATGATGGGCTGCCGCATTAAAATCATACCCTTTAGCTCTGTAGATTAATTTGGAAGGGTCCAGTTCAGGTTGGTTATTCAATAAATCCTGGGAAGGCAGCATCAGTCTGCTGAGCCTTTCCTGGATATCTTCATCGGCGTAATTGATCTTTTTAGCTTTGGACCAATCTACAGATGTATCACCTTCCTGAGAAACATGGACATAGCCCAGTATGGTAGCAGCAGTAGAATCCCTCACCCAATTTACGAATTGGTGGTATTGTGCGTTGGTGACCTCGTACTTATCCATCCAGAAACCATTGACGGATACGCTTGCTGTTCCTGCTCCTGCTGTTTCATTACTTCCAAGCGTAAATGAACCAGTGGGTACATAGACCATATTAGAAGGAAGATCCATCCCTTTTGGGCCTTTTTCATATTTAATGCCATGCACGACGCCGTCATCAGAAGCAGAGGCCCCGATGTTTTTTGTTTTACAGCTCCCCAAGCCAATCAGTATCAATAGGAAAGGTAATAATAAATGCGTTTTATGTCCAGTCATATAAGAGGGTCTACTGCATTGAAGCAGCTGTGATTTTGTTTAATTGTTGAATGCTGCAATACCTTATTTGCCCAGAAATACCGCCATTCAGTGGTATTTGTTGTTTAAAAACGCTTATTGTAATTTGTTTATTGTGTTGGACAGACGTGAAGATCCCGAAGAAAAATAGAATAGAACGAGACGGACGGGCCGGGACAATTTCTCGATCGGCAAGATAGAAAAAGGGCTGTCCTTAAATTTCTTCAGAACAGCCCTTCGATATTAGTGTTTTTTGAAATTAGTAGCCCATACCCATGGATGGATCAGGCATAGCCGGTGCCGCGGCTTTAGGCTCTGGCTTGTCGGCAATAACACATTCTGTGGTCAGGAGCATACCGGCAATAGATGCGGCATTTTCCAGAGCGATGCGTGTTACTTTGGTCGGATCGATCACCCCTGCCTTCAGTAAAGGCTCGAATACTTCAGTACGCGCGTTAAAACCGAAATCGGCTTTGCCTTCTTTAATGGTCTGTACGACGATAGATCCTTCTACGCCGGAGTTCTTAACAATCTGGCGGATAGGTTCTTCGATGGCACGTTTAATGATGGCGATACCGGTTGTTTCGTCAGCGTTGAGGCCTTTGAATTTTTCCAGAGCGGCAGTAGCACGGATATAGGCGACACCACCACCGGGTACGATACCTTCTTCCACAGCCGCACGGGTTGCGTGCAGGGCATCGTCAACGCGGTCTTTCTTTTCTTTCATTTCTACTTCAGTAGCAGCGCCTACATAAAGAACAGCTACACCACCGGCCAATTTAGCCAGGCGTTCCTGTAATTTTTCCTTATCATAGTCAGAAGTAGAGCTAGCCAGCTGAGATTTGATCTGAGCCACTCTGGCCTGGATATCTGCTTTTTTGCCTTTACCGTTAACGATAGTGGTATTATCTTTATTTATGGTAACGGAAGCAGCGCGGCCCATAGCAGGCAGGTCAGCGTTTTCCAGCGTGAAGCCCTGTTCTTCGCTGATTACGGTACCGCCGGTTAATACAGCGATATCCTGCAACATTTCTTTTCTGCGGTCACCGAATCCCGGAGCTTTTACAGCAGCCACTTTCAGCTGACCCCGTAATTTATTTACCACCAGTGTAGAAAGCGCTTCACCTTCCAGATCTTCTGCGATGATCAGCAGAGAAGCGGAAGACTGAACGATTTTTTCCAGCAAAGGCAGGATCTCTTTCAGATTAGAGATTTTCTTGTCAAAGATCAGGATGTAAGGGTTTTCTAACTCTACTTCCATTTTCTCTGTATTGGTCACAAAATAAGCAGAGATATAACCACGGTCAAACTGCATACCTTCTACCACATCTACAGTGGTCTCTGTACCTTTTGCTTCTTCAACAGTGATCACACCTTCTTTTCCTACTTTAGAAAAGGCCTGAGCGATCAGTTTGCCGATTTCATTGTCATTATTGGCAGAAATAGCCGCAACCTGTTCTATTTTTTTACTGTCGTTGCCTACTGTCTGGGATTGAGAACGCAGGTTTTCTACGATTTTACCTACGGCTTTGTCAATACCGCGTTTCAGGTCCATTGGGTTAGCGCCGGCAGCAACGTTTTTGAGGCCTTCTCCAATAATGGCTTGTGCCAGAACGGTAGCGGTAGTCGTACCATCACCTGCGATATCCGCAGTTTTGGAAGCTACTTCTTTTACCATCTGTGCACCCATATTTTCGATAGCGTCTTCTAATTCCACTTCTTTTGCAACGGTAACACCGTCTTTAGTAACGGAAGGAGCACCGAATTTCTTTTCAATAACCACGTTACGGCCTTTGGGGCCCAGGGTTACTTTTACTGCGTTGGCCAGGGTATCAACGCCTTTTTTCATCTTATTTCTGGCGTCTATATCAAAAAAGATCTGTTTTGCCATAATACTATATTAAACTTTATTGTTTACGAATTATTTTTAAAGAAGATTAAACGATCGCAACGATATCGCTCTCACGCATGATCAGGTACTGCTTGCCTTCGAATTCAATTTCCTGGCCAGCATATTTGCCATATAAAACTGCATCGCCGGCTTTAACTGTCAAAGGCTCATCTTTTTTGCCTGTTCCGACAGCGACTACTGTTCCACGCTGAGGTTTTTCTTTTGCTGTATCAGGAATAATGATTCCGCCGGCACTTTTGGTTTCGGCCGCTGCTGGCTGAATGATAACCCTGTCATGCAGTGGGGTTATGTTTAATTTTTTTGCCATAGAAAAAGTATTTAATGGTTTATGGTTAGAATATTTTTTCAAACAACTACTGGTTAGCAATTTTATTGCCATGGCAGGAGAATGGGTCAAAATTTCATTTAATGGCGGTCAAAAACTGACAAGAGGCTCATTTTGACGGGTAAAACTTGTCACTTTGCAAGTTTCAGGGCGAGAAGTGTGACAAAATTGCATATTTGGCATATCGATGAACAGGCCCGCTGTCCCATAATTGGGGGAAGCGTATATAGACATCGGCATTTTCGACCAGCAAAAAGGCTTGATTATAAAGATTATTCTATTGTGACCGGATGGCCATAATAAGACCGGAGGCTGTCTTTCAGGCGGATAGTATCTGTCGGTTTTACATTTTCCATAGCAACATAGAGCCGGTAGTGTTTTGCCCCGGCCACGTCACTGGAATCCAGTAAAACGATATTACCGTAGCTTTTTAACTGGTCCATGCGTTTTTGTGCCTGCGTAATCGACGTGTATGTCTGGAAGATAAAATGATAACTGCCTTCTTTACGTACCGGGTTAGAGGCGGCAGGCGTAGATGTGACGGCAGCCTTTGCGACAGTATCGGCGACAGCGGCCGTATCTGGTGTACTGTCTTTTAGAAAATTAAAAGAGGATTTTGGGATATAGTAAGCGCCATAGACGATGATACCGATAATGAGCAAGATCAGTATCCAGCGACCAATGACTCTTTTATTGGCTCGACGGTTGGCATAATTTGTAGCAGAGGTTAACGGTGAATTGCTGTAGCTGTCCTCAAAATGTTTTTTCTCTTTCTCTTTTGTGTCTTCTAACTTTTCTGTGCTGAGCTGATAGGTGCCACTCTTATCGGCATATATATACCCAATGCCATCAATAATGAAAGGATTGGATCCGATATTCATCAGCTGCCGGGTCTGATCGAGAAAGTATTCCAGGTCAGAGGCCGCGATTGTACGAGATTTTTGAATCGCTTCTGACAGATAATCAATGAATTCCGGGGAGGTTACCGCTTTTTTGTCATAGATAAACTGGGGACTGCTGATAATATTACCTTCTTCGTCTTTCGTAATGGCATCGGGCAGGGTTAGCGTGCCGATTTTCTCGAGGGTAACAGTTTTGTTCAGTTCCAGAAATTCTCTGATATAGCGGGTAGATAAGCTCAAAATTTGCCTATTTTTAGTTTCCTGTAATTCAAATGGATAATAGTGGTCTGCAAGTTTAGTTCATTTTTCAGTAGAAAAGTAAATTTCTACTAAATTTTTTTGCGTAATATTTTAATAACATTCCGACATCCGCAACAAAACTTTGGATAACTTTGCGGCATGTTAACGGCAGAACAGGAGAAATTTTTGCGTTATTGGGCGGCCAACAGGGAAAAAGAAAGCAAGCTTTTGCGCCAGGCCAGGGCGGGCTTACCAATTGGTCTTTCTGTAGGAGCCGGAATCCTGATCTGTGTATTCAGCGGCTGGTATAAAAGGGCCATGATGGAGTTGTCAACGGATGTAAATCCGATACTCCTTATTATTGCCGTTCTGATTATAGCCATGATGTTTGCTGTTTTTTCCCAGAAACAGAAGTGGGAAATGAATGAGCAGAGCTATAAAGAATTACTGGCCAAGCTTAAAAAGGAACAGCAAGAGACGGCGCAGATGGATACTGACACAGAGGCGGTTAAGGGTGCTTAAGCTTTCTTCAAAAATTTTATACATTTCTGCATGAATATTGTAGCGTTTATTTAACAGTACACGTTTTACGTGTTAAATTCAAAAATATCTTCAATGAAAAAATTCCTAATGTCGGTCAGCATGGTGGCCGCGATGTGTGTGGTAATGAGTTCTTGTCTGAAAAGTGACACACCTGATTATATTCCGCCGGTAGACCCTGCTGATGAAGCTCCTTCTTTACAGGCATTTATAGACTCTACAGGCTATAATTTGGAAACACAATCCAGCGATTATTCCTATTTTTCTTATAATCGATCAACAGGAGAAATAAAGGAATCTACGATTGCTGCTCCTTATTTATATTACGAGATTGTGGATCCAGGTGATATGTCTGCCGGGAGTGTTCAAGTACCGATTACAGATTTGGGTGGTACAGGTGACAAGGATGTAACTGTCCATAATACATATTCTGATTCTACATTAGGGGTATGGGCCACCTATAAAGGGACTTTATTAGACGGTACAACTTTTGATGAAACTGAATCTGGAAAATCAGCCACGTTCTTCCTGCCGGTTACTATTGCTGCTTGGCAATTGCTAATAGGTAAGGTCGGAAAAGGTGGACATATCAGGATACTGACCCCGTCAGCCTATGGCTACGCTAATCAGAAAATGCAAGGAATACCTGCAAATTCTCCACTTTATTTTGATATTACTGTTAAAGGTTTTATTGAAAACAAAGAATTTGGGGTAAATAACTAATTACACCGATGTAAATTTAAATATTGATTAAAGATGGCCGGCTCAGCAATCTGAACCGGCCATTTTATGTCTGGTCCCGGTCCTTAATACAATTATATTTTCGATATTTTGTGGATTTAACCCAATCCTTTGACGTAAAACCCTTAGCTTAGCATCCGGAAAAAACTAACCGCTGAAAGCATCTTTCGGACTTCCTGCGGTTAAGTGGTTGAGTGTTCAGGGTAAGGGACTGATGCTAAAAGCCTCTAAACAAGGCATTTTCCTGCTAAAAACGGCTTATAATTTTTATTTAACACAATTCAATCGCAAACCCTATCTTTGCGCAAATTTAGTAAAACAAATTACCCTACGAATTTTATGCAATTAAAAGGATTAGTACGTTTCTTTACCGTGGCTCTGGTGCTGATTTGTATCTATCAGCTCTCCTTCACCTGGATGGTGCACAGCCATGAAAACAAAATGGAAAAGAAGGCAAGTGCCTGGGTAAAAGCAAATTATGCCACACCTGAACAAAAATATGCCGGCAATCTGGAGCAGCAGAAGTTGTATGCAGATTCTCTGGAGGTGATTCAAAAAGCGCAGACAAGGCACCTGCTGGACAGCACCCGCAACGCTAAGATCGGTCCGTTTGGCATGACTACCTACCAAAAGGCGAAAAACAGTGAGCTCATGCTGGGACTGGACTTGCAGGGTGGTATGAGTGTGACTATGGAGGTCGGGCTTGACGGACTTGTGCATGCATTGTCCAATTATTCTAAAGACCCCTCCATCAATAAAGCCATTGATCAGGCAAAGGCAATCAAAGCCAATGATAATACAGATTACATTTCACTTTTCGCCGAACAGTGGAAAAAAGTAAGTAACGGTAAGAAACTGGCCCCTTTCTTTGCACAGAAAAGTAATAAAGAACTGACCTATGAGTCAACCGACGATCAGGTCATCCTTTATCTGCGTAAACAAGCGAAAGCAGCCTTTACCAATACCTATAAAATTTTAAGAACCCGTATTGACCGTTTTGGACTGTCCTCTCCAACCATTAACCCGGATGAGGCAAAAGGTATTATTACGATTGAACTGGCAGGTGTCAATGATGCAGAGCGTGTTCGTCATTACTTGCAATCTACTGCCAACTTACAGTTCTTTGAAGTCTATAATATTCAGGATATCGGTGCCGACTTCCAGAAAGTGGATGGCTTACTGGCAAAAGCCGGTGCCGGCGAAAAAACGGAAAGTGGTGATACTGCGTCAGCTGCACCTGCGGCTTCTGCTACCACAGCTCCCGCTGCGGCGAAAGCTGATACAGCGAAAGGTGGCAATACATCGCTGTCCGCGCTGGAAAAGACCAATACGGATACCAATGCCACATTTGCAGATTCAGATAAAACAGCCAGCGGAGCAGTTGACAGTGCAAAGCTGATCCGTCAGAAATATCCATTCAGTTCTTTATTCCTGGATATAGCCCGTCCTTATCAGGACGAGCAGGGGCATGTCGGTTACCCTTCCTATATCGGTATGGTGAGCAAATCGGACACCGCTAAGCTGAACAAATTGCTCAACAGTGAGATCGTTAAATCCGCATTTCCTTCTAATCTGGTCTTTATGTATGGAAAACCAGATGAGAAAAATGAGCAGATGCGTGGCGTATTGCAGTTATATGCTATCAAAACCCTGGATAATGGACAGGCAAGACTGGAAGGGGATCATATTACAGATGCCAGCCAGGGCAATAACCAAATGGGTCAGGTAACTGTAAATATGAAGATGGATGAATCCGGTTCGCGCATTTGGGCAGATATGACCAAAAAGAACGTCGGTAAACCCATTGCCATCGTGTTGGACAACATTGTTTACAGTGCACCCAATGTTAGTAATGAAATCACCGGTGGTAATTCAGAGATCACCGGTAGCTATACGGTCGCTGAGGCACAGGATATGGCCAACATTCTGGAATCCGGTAAACTGCCCGCACCCGCGAAAATCGTTCAGGAGCAAATCGTTGGACCCACTTTGGGGCAGGCAGCAGTCACGGGTGGTATGATTTCCTTTGGTTTATCCTTTGTCGTGATCTTTGCCTTGATGTTATTGTATTTTAATACAGCTGGCTGGATCGCTAATATTGCCCTTACGCTGAATCTACTCTTTACAATCGGCGTGCTTTGTTCGTTAGGGTTTACGCTGACGGCGCCGGGTATTGCGGCCTTAGTATTAACTGTAGGTATGGCCGTGGATACAAACGTAATTATTTTTGAACGTATTAAAGAGGAGTTGGTTCGAGGGAAAGGATATTTACATGCGGTGGAAGATGGATACAAACGTTCCTATGCACCGGTACTGGATGCTCACGTAACTACTTTGCTGACAGCTATTATCCTGTTTTATTTCGGGCTTGGCCCAGTACTGGGATTTGCAACCACGCAGATCATCGGTATTCTGCTGTCGTTATTCTGCGGAATCCTGGTATCCCGTCTGGTATCCGATATCTATACCAATAAACAGAGACACTTCGAATATTTCACCAAAATATCCAAAAAAGTATTTGCACACCGTGCGATTCCTTTTGTAAAGTATCGTAAGGTAGCCTACGTTATCTCTGTGTTTGTGGTGGTTTTAGGGGCAGCTTCATTCTATAATGGTTTCAACGAGGGGGTAGAGTTCTCCGGCGGCCGTAGCTATACCGTTAAGTTTGAAAAAGCGCCGGATCAGGATAAGGTAAGAGATGACCTGAAAGCGATCTTCAAGGATGCCCCGATCATTAAAACAGTTAATGTTCCTGAGCAGTTAAATATCACGACTTCCTACCTGATCCATGAGACGGGTAAAGATGTGGATGCCAAGGTAGAACAAGAGTTGTATAAGGGCCTTCAGCCTTACCTGCCTCAGGCAACTACTTTTAATAGCTTTAAGAATAATTATATCCAGAGTTCGCAAACCGTATTGCCTACGATCTCCAAAGATCTGAAGGCGGGGGCGACAAAGGCAACGATATTTGCCATCATTGCCATCTGTGCCTATATCTTCATCAGATTCAGGGACTGGCGGTTCTCTCTGGGTACTATTGTGTCCCTGTTACATGACGTACTCGTAACACTGATCGTCTTTAGTTTCTTCAGAAACATCGTACCGTTCCCGCTGGAAATCGACCAGCACTTTATCGCTGCGGTATTGACGGTTATTGGTTTCTCCATGAATGATACCGTGATTGTATATGACCGTATCCGTGAAGACGCAGGTATCCTTCATACGCTCGATAAAGAGACCATCATTAATAAGGCGATCAATGAGACCCTGAGCCGTACGATCATGACGTCTCTAACAGTATTTTTAACGATTTTGATCCTGTTTATCTTTGGCGGGGAAGTCGTTAGAGGCTTTTCTTTTGCGATGCTGATCGGTGTGATCACCGGTACCTATTCCTCAATCTTTGTTGCGGCACCGATTTTGATTGATTTTGCTAAGGGCAAACCTTTAGGAAAAGTGAAGGATCACTCGGTAATGGAGCGTAAACATCACGAAAAGTTACATCCTTCTAAATAGGAATTAGTCTAATAAATACTAAAATCCCGTTCAGTCCGTCTAAACTGAACGGGATTTTAATTTGGTACCTACATGGAAAAACTGAAAAAGTGATGCAGGGCATCCAGGCCCTTTTTGGCCTGTTTGATTTATGTAAGCATGTAAGCTGGCGTATTTCTTAGGGTAGCATTTACCGTAAAATAAAATCCGGTGCAAAAATGGTATAAGGGCCATTTGCACCGGATTTTATTTAATTATAACTGATATAAAATTAGAGTTCAAGCAATGCTTTGACCGGATTTTTACTGTAGAGTAAGAGCTCCGGATTTTCCAGTAACTCTTTCACCCTTACCAAAAAGCTTACTGATTCCTTTCCGTCTATGATGCGATGGTCATAGCTTAGTGCAACATACATCATCGGACGGATAACCACCTGTCCGGCAATAGCCATTGGCCTTTCCTGGATTTTATGCATACCCAGGATCGCGCTCTGGGGTAAGTTGATGATAGGGGTACTTAGCAGGCTACCAAAAGTACCACCGTTGGTGATGGTAAAGGTACCACCTGTCAATTCGTCCATGCCCAGTTTCCCGTTACGCGCTTTGGTTGCCAGGTCAACAACAGACTTTTCAATCTCTGCCATACTCATGGATTCTACATTGCGCATAACCGGTACGGTGAGTCCTTTGGGAGTGCTTACCGCAATGCTGATGTCAGCGTAATCATGGTAGACCAGTTCATTGCCGTCGATATAAGCATTAACGGCAGGCCATTCACTAAGCGCAATGGCACAGGCCTTACTAAAGAAGCTCATGAAGCCAAGGCCTACACCGTGCTGTTCTTTAAACTTATCTTTATATTGTTTGCGGATCTCCATGATACGCGTCATGTCCACTTCATTGAAAGTGGTGAGCATCGCGGTTGTGTTTTTGGATTCCACGAGTCTGCGACTAATGGTTTTACGCAGGTTACTCATTTTTTCCCTGCGCTCGTTACGGGCGTTCAACGGCTGTCCGGGGAAGGTTTGTCTGCCTGGACTGGCCAGCGCAGCCAGGACGTCACCTTTCATGATTCTACCGCCGCTACCGGTGGCTGTAATTGTCGTCGGATCAATTTTTTTATCGGCAATCATGGCAGAGGCCACGGGACTTGCCTTAAGGTCATTGGGTATGGTGGTAACGGGCGCTTCTGCAGCAGGCTGAGCCTGAGCTGGAGTACTGGTATTTTGGGCTGCCGGTGCGCTGGCCGCAGGTGCTTCATTCGGGACCGCAACATCCGTATCGATTTTAGCCACCAGATCTCCGATCTGTAACACATCATCTATTTTGGCTACCAGGGACAGTTTCCCCGATTCCTCTGCGTTAAGTTCAAAGGTGGCCTTTTCACTTTCGAGCTCAGCGATAGGCTCATCTCTTTTAACTAAATCCCCTTCTTGCTTGAGATAATTTACCAGCGTTACTTCCGTAATGGATTCCCCGATGGTAGGGACGGTCATTTCGATAACACCTTTGCCGACAGCTACGGCTTCGGCCAGAGCTGCTGACGGAGCGGTGCTATCAGCAGGTGCAGCAGCAGCGGGCTGCTCTGACTGGGTGGGTGCCTGACTTGCAGCTGCCGGAGCTGTGGCTGTTTCATCGATTTTGGCAAGCACGTCACCAATCTGAAGTGTTTGCTCTTCTTCTGCTACAGTTTCCAGGATACCTGCCTGTTCGGCATTGACTTCAAAGGTTGCTTTTTCACTTTCCAGTTCAGCAATAACTTCATCACGGTTAACGTAATCTCCGGTCTTTCTGACCCATTTGATTAAGGTCACCTCACTAATGGATTCCCCCACTGTGGGGACTTTGATATCTATCATACTCTTATAAAATTTGCAGGGCACTTAAAGGTAAACCGTTTGTTAGATTTTACCATCTAAATGGCCTTTCTGTTTTTTTATTTCTTCTGTGTAATCAGACGTTAAAAGCCGTATCGAGAATCTCCTCCTGCTCCACCTTATGAACTTTGGCATAACCGGTCGCAGTAGAGGCGCTGGCATTTCTGCTGATAATACCATAAGGGAATGCTTTGAAGTTGGTCTGCAGGAAGGTCGCTGCTCCCATGTTCTGAGGTTCTTCCTGTACCCAGAACCAGACTGCATTGCTATATTTTTCATGCAGGGCAATAAGTTGTTCTTCGGGTGTAGGATAGATCTGTTCCAGGCGTATCAACGCAATGTCGGTTCTGTTTTCTTTTTGTCTTTTTTCTTCCAGATCAAAATACAGTTTACCGGAACAAAGCAATACTTTTTTAATCTGTGCCGGATCTGCCTGGTAGTCATCGATCACTTCCTGGAAACGGTGTTCACCGGCAAAGTCTGCGGCTTTGCTATACGAGCCCGGGTGTCTGAGGTTGGCCTTTGGCGACATATTGATCAGCGGCTTTCTGAAAGGCCATTTCATCTGACGCCTTAAAGCATGGAAGAAATTCGCGGCAGTCGTAATATTGGTGACAACGATATTCTGTTCTGCACAACTCTGTAAGAATCTTTCCAGCCGGGCACTGGAGTGGTCTGGCCCGCTGCCTTCATATCCGTGGGGTAGTAATAAAACAACACCGCTCATTAAGCCCCATTTGGATTCGGCACTGGTAATATATTGGTCGATGACCATTTGGGCACCGTTGACAAAATCGCCATATTGCGCTTCCCACACCGCCAGGTTATTTGGATTGGCTAGTGCATATCCATATTCAAAGCCTAGTACGGCGTATTCGCTCAGCAGGGAGTTATATACCCTGAATTTTGTATTGGAATTATTGGATAAGTGATCCAGCCGGTTATATTCCTGATTGGTATGCTCATCGAATAAGACGGCATGACGTTGGGCAAAGGTGCCGCGTTTAACGTCTTCTCCGCTGAGGCGGACCGTCTGTTCTTCAACCAACAGGCTGGCGTAAGCTAAAAGCTCGGCTGTGCCCCAGTCGATCAGGCCATCCTTGTCAAAGAGTGCCTTTTTGTCCAGCAAAAGTTTTTTAATCTTGCGCAGTGGCTGAAAGTCCTCCGGCCAGGTCAGAATCTTGTCCATTAGATCAGCTACGCTTGTCTGGTCAATACCTGTAACCGGTGAATCTTTAAAGTCCCCCGATTCTGAATAGCGCAGCTTTTGCCACCACTCTTCCGGCGCCTGTAATTTGTAGGGGAGAGGCTTTTGATGGACTTCATCAAAACGCTCCTGCAAATCGTTCCAGAATTTGGTCTCCATTTCCTTGGCCAGTAACTGTGCGTCCTTTTCACCGTTTTTGGTGAGAAATTCCATATACACTTCCCTGGGATTGGGGTGTTTATCAATCAGGGAATACAGATGTGGCTGCGTAAATTTAGGCTCATCGCCTTCGTTATGCCCATGACGGCGATAACAGAGAATGTCAATGTAGATATCCTGATGGAATTTCTGTCTGAATGTGGTCGCAATCTCGGCGGCTTTTACAACAGCTTCGATATCATCTCCGTTCACATGAAATACGGGAGATTTAGTAATGCCGGCAATAGCCGTACAGTAATCAGAGCTGCGGGCGTCTTTGTAGTCGGTGGTGAAACCAATCTGATTATTGATGACCAGATGTACGGTCCCTCCAACATTATAGCCCTCCAGCTCGCTCATCTGAGCGACTTCGTAGATCACGCCCTGCCCGGCAAGGGCAGCGTCTCCATGGATGAGAATGGGGAGGATCTTATTGTATTCAAAATTATAGAGCACATTGGCCTTCGCCCGGGCAAACCCAAGGGCCACCGGGTCGACTACTTCC containing:
- a CDS encoding 2-oxoglutarate dehydrogenase E1 component, whose protein sequence is MKDFSYITNSHPSFIEGLYKDFTEDPQKVDPDFRKFFEGFDYAVAGDIPSAGTGSVNTNQLSKEFSVYKLIHDYRQKGHLIAQTNPIRSRKDRHANLDIKYFGLTDKDLNEKFQAGQFIGLPGGTLQQIIDKLNKLYCGSVGVECTYVTDPDTYNWIIDAVEKKFLEVPSLEKRKRNLEKINQGVIFEKFLHTKYIGQKRFSLEGGEALIPALDAIIHEAAGNEVEEAVIGMAHRGRLNVLANTLGKTYEQIFSEFEGVIPADKTQGSGDVKYHLGFRSDFITASGKKINLQLCPNPSHLEVVDPVALGFARAKANVLYNFEYNKILPILIHGDAALAGQGVIYEVAQMSELEGYNVGGTVHLVINNQIGFTTDYKDARSSDYCTAIAGITKSPVFHVNGDDIEAVVKAAEIATTFRQKFHQDIYIDILCYRRHGHNEGDEPKFTQPHLYSLIDKHPNPREVYMEFLTKNGEKDAQLLAKEMETKFWNDLQERFDEVHQKPLPYKLQAPEEWWQKLRYSESGDFKDSPVTGIDQTSVADLMDKILTWPEDFQPLRKIKKLLLDKKALFDKDGLIDWGTAELLAYASLLVEEQTVRLSGEDVKRGTFAQRHAVLFDEHTNQEYNRLDHLSNNSNTKFRVYNSLLSEYAVLGFEYGYALANPNNLAVWEAQYGDFVNGAQMVIDQYITSAESKWGLMSGVVLLLPHGYEGSGPDHSSARLERFLQSCAEQNIVVTNITTAANFFHALRRQMKWPFRKPLINMSPKANLRHPGSYSKAADFAGEHRFQEVIDDYQADPAQIKKVLLCSGKLYFDLEEKRQKENRTDIALIRLEQIYPTPEEQLIALHEKYSNAVWFWVQEEPQNMGAATFLQTNFKAFPYGIISRNASASTATGYAKVHKVEQEEILDTAFNV